The nucleotide window GTTgagttaatcattttttttcaatgcattGCAAAAGAAATTTCTTGTAGCACTGACTAAAGATAACAATTACCTGAAGTAGTTATCAATTTTGTGTTGCTCTAGAACACCCGAAcgttaaattattcatcactCACGGGGGATTAATGGGAACGCAAGAGGCTATTGTGTATAAAGTTCCTATGGTTGGCATTCCTTTCTTTGTTGATCAACCAAAGAATCTGGCATCCTATGTAAGCAAGAAAATTGCCATTTGTCTAGACCTCGATAATATCACTGGCGATATACTGACAAATGCTGTGAAGACTGTGCTCAACGATCCCAGTTATAAGTAAAGAAGATTCTactcttttattattttcttaagGGGAGACAGAATAATCtaaaaaatcctaaattttctgataatttcGCATAAAATTTTTGGTACTTATGCGGAGTCTATAAAAACTAGTGTTTAACTAGTGTCCAACaggcaattatttttattcggttTTACCCCTTTTCGGAGGCGTCCAACAATGCTCATAACTCATttacaaatgaaattaatgatttgttttcaggaaaaatgtgGAGAAACTGTCTGAACTATTCTTAGATCGACCGATGAGCGCTATGGACACCGCTGTCTATTGGGTAGAATACGTAGCTAGACACCGCCCAATCCTGAAATCACCGGCACTTAAACTGACCTGGTGGCAATTACACCTATTGGAcatttatggatttctcacTATATGTCTTATCATTGTTCTCTACATTATCCGGAAGATTATTATGTTATTGATGAGGATGATATTACcaggaaaaaatccaaaagaaATTTCCACTTCGAAAAAgcatgaataatttaaatacgTACTGCGACActgtttcatttcaattattatcattttagATCATTGAAATTGTACAGAACTGCCATCGATGTTTAATTGTACGTTTTTTGGcttgataaaattttaatattctgTACGCATTGGTACTTTCTCggagaaataatttgttttaagTAGATAAgaatattgtaaaaatatgTGGAATACTTTTTACCCACATACTTTAATTTTTCCTCGGTAAAGGATAACGTTGTTGCTATTCTTGAGAGGTATGTCTTAGCacttttgtttaattaatcttTTCCCCCCTTAGAGAATTCCCCACTGCTGATCATACTTTATTACACAAAACCACAACTCCGATAGCACGCATCAGTGGCACGTGTAATTCCTGTTGGTATCAGTTGCCCCAATTTATCAAAGATCACTTCAATTACAGACAATCATTGTAGCTATGACGAGCAGTTACAGTTACGAGTTAACGGACTACGCGTGAGAGGTCCGCCGGCCAGACGATATAGATATAAATAACCGGTTACTGTCGAGCTATCCACCACCCAGCGAAGCGGttccccaaaaattatttaacctAATCCGTCCAGTGATCTATCTTCTTTTGCTCAATATTCGAATATTAATCCGAGTGTGTTCTTTTCGAgttatattaataaaaatatccatGTCTCCGTATCGGGCATTTGCCCTTCTCCTCGTATTATCCCTCCAAAATGACTTCTGCCATCCCCTAAAAATCCTTGGGATGTTGCCACTCCCTGAAAAAAGTCACTTCGTGATGACTGGAAGACTTATGAGAGAGCTGGCTCTTCGAGGCCATGAAGTTGACGTAGTTTCGATATTTCCTCTCAAAAAACCAATGGCTAATTACAATGACATTGTACTGGCAACTGATGATATGCAGTTGCCTATCAACAATGTAACTTACATGGACATCCAGAGGTTCAGTGGTTTATCAATGAGCTATTTTGTGGATATCGCAGGCATACAAGTATGTGACCTACTGAGCCATTCCCAGATGCAAAAAATACTAAGGACTAAACCGAAAACGTATGACGTAATTATTGTTGAGGTAAGATATCAATAATTCTATCTATGAATTCTTATGAAACATTTGACAACAACAAATAAAGGAAATGCAAGAAAATCCCTGAGATAACTGATCGCGGTTGAATTATGTTTCcagaatattaaaataaaaataaagtcgATGAAATTATATTATGCTTGACATTAGATGAGAAGGTTTATCACTATTTACTACTTTAGAGTGATAATGGGAGCTATAAAATCGTTGGTAATCATGTCTCCACTGATAAGTTTACCCTTAATCGCGTGGAATAATATTCTGCAGACCTATACTCGCTTTATCGAAAACTGAAAATGTCGCCAGAAAAAAtgttctcattaatttttaccctATTATGTTGTCAaagtaaaattattgattctACGAGAAAtactaaattgaaaattctcggcATTTTTCCGTCAGGGGCAAAGAGTCACTTTATCATGACCGGAAGACTCATGAAAGAACTAGCGCTACGGGGGCATGAAGTTGACGTTGTTGGAATGTTTCCAGTGAAGAATCCGATTCCTAACTATCGGGATATCGTTCTCGAAACGAAAAACGTTATTGTGTTTGTTAATAATGTTAGCTATAGTACTATTCAAGCGGAACAGGGTTTACATAAACGTGAGTTCGTGAGGACCGCTGGAATAGAGCCTTGCGattctctcggtctccctaaTATGCAAGTGTTATTGGAACATAAGAAGGGATGGTACGACGTGATTATTGTCGAGGTAAAAGGGTTGTCATTGGGCCTTCCTGGGTCGTTCAGGGCGACCTAATATATGATGGATGGTGAATTATCCTTGTAGAGATTTTTCCGTCAGTAATAATTTCGATTTGATAAATGTAATTAACCCGAATGATTGAGTTGGATTACAGTGATTTTTCATGTGCAAATAACTAGGAGAAATAAAtatcattattaaatttattcataattcaaCAAtagtcacatttttttatattctatcGTATACTTAGTATAGCATAAAATTGGGAAGAAGAACTGAATTGTTTGTCTGTCTCCAGTTGTTCCTGGCCCACTGCTATCTAGCCCTAGGGCAGCACCTCGATGCTCCTATTGTCGGAATTACTACCTCAAAACTACCAGACTGGCTTGTGGGACCATTCGGCAATGACCTCAACCCTTCGTACGTCCCTAGCTTATTTTCAAGTTCCAGTCAACAAATGACGTTTTGGGAACGATTACAGAATACTCTCATGCAAAATATCATCGTGCCCCAGATTGATTATTATCTGGAGGGCGAAATGGAGCaggtggaaaaatatttcggaAGGAAGTTGTCATCGATGAAAGATCTCTATAAAGATGTCTCACTCATACTTGTTAATGAACATTATAGCCTTAATGATATCAAGCCTCTAACACCTGATATCATTGCAGTGGGAGGACTGCACGTCATTGACGATGATCAACATTTAACACCCGTGAGTTGTTGCCCAGAGAtgttaattgattatttggggggaaaattttttttgcaaataattttttcgctcCCAAAGTTctcttaaattaaaatttttattgaaaggcTGCTGTTAACATTATTCCtttcaatatttatatattttattttaaaaatgtggCGAGAGAAATTTATCCCCAAGCtcataaacaataaataataactaaTTTCAGGACTTACAAAAATGGTTGGATGAGAGCAGTCATGGGTGCGTATACTTCACATTCGGATCGATGgtgaaaattgaaactttCCCAGAAGCTactatcaaaatattttacgaAATGTTTGAGAGAATAGCACCAGTGAGAGTCCTCATCAAAATAGTCGATCCTCAAGCACTTCCTCCTGGTCTACCAAGTAACGTGAAGACTTCGTTGTGGCTACCACAAGTGGCTATACTAAGTAAGTAATTAAATCACatgtattcaattttttcataacaattaGTTGAAGGATCGGAGTAAAATGGACCTGGAAAGAAACAAATACTgcaacaatttaatgagacGCTCAAATTAAATATTGTAACGATAATAATCAGAAAAATTAAGCTAAAAATGCAAGTAGCCATCAATGAGATATATTTTACCTCAATTTTTCTGCAGAACACAAAAACGTAAAACTATTCATCACTCACGGAGGATTGATGGGAACtcaagaagctattgcatacAAAGTTCCAATGGTTGGACTCCCTCTCTTTGGAGATCAACACACAAATATCCACAGCTatgcgaataaaaaaattgcaattgcaCTGAATCTTCATGATATCACTGCCGACTCATTAACGAATGCTGTGAAGACCGTTCTCTACACTCCAAGTTACAGGTAATAAAACTAAATCTCACTCCGTCCCTTATGGCTAATGATTATTCTTCTTTTCAggaataatattgaaaaaatttcgacACTGTTCTTCGACAGACCCATGAGTGCTATCGACACAGCTGTGTATTGGGTTGAATACACTGCAAAACACGGTACAGTATTGAAATCACCAGCCACCGAGCTTGCATGGTGGCATTTTTACTTGCTAGATGTGTACGGATTCATCATAGCTGTCCTTCTTCTAAGTATCTTCATAATCAAAAAGTTTGTTACTTTTTGTTGGAGGGCAATGTATCCCAAAGCTGAGggcaaaaaatattctaatgcCGATAGATCAATGTACAAAAAGAGCCAGTGAACGAATAAATGTCGTTATTTCTCATtacaaaaacaataaatatatgtataAATAGTTTATTGCACTCACCACAGGAAGCTCCCACCTAATGAGATGTCTCCATGCGCACCATACACTAGCCTCGTTTAATCAGAGGGGTTAGCTGATTAAACTAACTGATTAAACTGCTGACATTTTGACTTCCATTTGCAATGCTTTATTGCAgctaaaattatggaacataTCTGCAAAACATGATAAAATGCATTTACTCTTACGTCGAGGAAGAGTGACGAGGGCCAGAGATTAGAGGAGAAATTGCTGACGCTTGTGGAGTGGCTTCAACTGTAAAATTTTCGTAGCGGTGGCGCGCGAACTACGATAGTGAATGTGCCTGTTGGTAAGCTCTCCTCTGGTAAACTTTGGTGCCCGAAGAATTGAGACCCTATTCAGTCCACCCTCTTATAACCCAATACGAAGGAACGGCTACTGGGTGGTATCGAGGTCGGAAAATGACATATTTGTCCCGTCTGTTTGAGTTATCGTTACCACTACATTAAAATTCCATCTCTTAGACCTCGTGCACAATTCAGacctaatttttttaataatagacTAGGATTTTCTATCTGCATAACTTAAAATGGTAAGACttaacaaataataattagacCCCGTTTGGTTTATCGCCTCGACAACAATTTTTAGGTTATGAATTTTGTTTAGTCAGGGGCTTGTTACTTttggtttaaaaaattacttgtACGATGAACCCTTGATATTTCATAGGATTGTTAACTGTTTCAGTCAGTTGCCGAGTTTTTGAAGGGCCTGCCCTCccacaatgaaaataatttcgccAATTTTCATACGGACAACGGAAATCGTACCTGCGTTAAGAGGCCATCGGTCTATTTACCTACGAAAGATTATCCTTCGGAACAGAGTAAGTGTTTCTATTCAGATCTTTTTCACATTCAGCGTTTAatcttgaaaatatcatttccAACTCATTTCCGCATAtctttatttatgattttttacctCACCTCTCCTTAAATAATATATCTGAAAACATTCTTTACAGTAATTGTCACTGAAAAAACGACAATATTACTGAGGTACCTCCATCAGCAGTGGGACAAAAAGgtagaatttattataatccaAGATCTCCTTTGAAATTAAACTGTGCAGTTGAAACTgaagcaatattttttaatagaattcTGAAAGAAAGCGGGACCTATTATCAGTAAATGGCGACTCTCCAGACGACGTAGCAGTGAGACGCTGCAAAAGGCTACGGCTCGATCTCAATAATAGCCTCTAAACCAAATGAATAAAAAGGACCGACccataacgaaaaaatcgcatTACCTCATCGTAATTATTTGTCCATATCATATATTTCCTCTCAATTCTGATAAAcgtgtaaatattttatttcaggaaCCGATTTGCGActttatgacattttttgccagttaaaatttttgttttcgtaAATGCgatatcaatgaaattgaagCCATTGTTAGATAAGATTATTGTCGTCTAGTAATTATTCAGCATTTAACTTGCCTAAAATAATTGTCttgttcaatttaatttttttttccatcagtcAATATTTTATAGAGCTCTGTGTTCGTCTTTAATGATTCTGGAATCTATTTTCTGACTTCTTCAAGGTACATTCCGCGTGAATCCTTAAAGACCTTTGGAGATATcttcttcaactttttttctttccagtgattgattaataaaattgtgTACTGAAATAGGATGTTCATTTCATTTGAGCCCTATCTAATTGGAAAGCAGTTGAtgggaatcaatttttattgtaccGTCTTCCCCCCTTCCCTCTCGGAATTGatcgaaaaaaaagtttccgTTCAGTCATGATAGCTTCGTGGAAGGATAATAGAAGGTAAAAGAAAATAGTTATAAGGTGAATAAGTCTAAAAATTCGtagttaatttttcaaaaattcaatgttaTTAGATCCTCATGAAAAAGTAATTCATCACTTTTTTCCTATCAATACAAATTAGAAATACATTTCAACTTAATGTAAGATACTTAATTGATATCATCTGCCTTTTGTCCCTTCGCATGTAGCTTCCGtgtcaaatgaaaattaattgaaataaaaggcTAAATATAATCGGATACCGATTGATTTTTCACTTTAATGATTATGGAATTTATTAAACTTTGGCTTTTTCATCCTGCAACTCTTGCGAAAGACATGacttattaattattagagAATTTCCGGGAGACATCAGGCTTCGAGTGATAACATTTTACCAAGAATTAAAGTAATATTCCTTTTCGATCATTTCATTCAGTCTCCAATGCCACTTGAAACTATTTACAAGTATTTCAATAACGAATGGTTCTAGAAGAAAATGTTAGAAGACATTTTTGTTCCGAGGTCCCAACAGACTTTAAAACATTTCCTCGTAGAATGGCTGATTTCTGATATAAATGTGAACTTAGCAAAACCAATTTAGGGCTAAAATTAAGAAAGAGAACGAATAGGATTTCCACCGGCattaattcttcatttattttattagtgCGTGGTCTTTGGAATAAAAGTGATAAAACATTCTTTTGTGATAAATTTCTCCAGGTATAAAAATGCTCTAAACATATTTCCTTCTGAAACTAATTCTTCTTCGGATAATAGGAAAATAGTACATTCTAAAAATTGGTATTTGTCGTGTTATCACTCCCCTCCTGATATTGTTAAGTAGCTTTGACAAATCTAATGAAAAGTACGGTTCAAATTCCCCTTCGTGAAATGAGATTCTCTTAGCTTCACCAAATCAACTgtcgttgaaaaataatcacaacacTTTTACAATGTTCCTAGGTATTACAGTAATACGTTTAAGCACCTTATTTCTGCACCAAAAATATTGACGAAGCGAAAGACGAATTTCTTCAATtgggtatgaaaaaaaatcgttcgaaATGAACATTCGTAAACTGGAATGCAATAAACAATATGAGAATTTCCATTCATGATTGACATGAGCAAaacattttcaacgaattgacCTTCTCTCGTTTTGTCGTTTTGTCTAGTATGTATATCTCCCCAGGCAAAGAGCAAAAGAGAGcgagaaattgaaataaaacaatCATTTGTGTAAttgttcagtttttttttgttgaataattaaattagaaaaacTTTCAAATCTTGATCAGAAcgtaaatgagagaaaaaaactaAACCACCTATTCTTTCGTTGGAATCTCAGAGTAACTATAGTTTCTACTTAATATTCGAGAGTTTCTTTGCAACTcccacgataaaaaaattccgtgaCGGATTGACAAAGAGAAATAATGCTACTCAATTGTGAATTTAATCACTAAAAATGTGTTGGAGATCATGCTCGTACAGAGCTATTACTAGCATTATACCCAGTCCCGTCAGGAGCCCTAGGCCTTGGAGGACACATTGCCAGTTTGATCCGCCCTCTGCGGTATGCCCAGAGGACAATTCTGGAATCTGAAAACAAGACGGGGGGTTCAATCAATCTTGTACAATTCCATACAATTCACAGTCCAGTCAAATTCCCTATAAACTCACCATATCGACAAGTGCAATGTAAAT belongs to Diachasmimorpha longicaudata isolate KC_UGA_2023 chromosome 10, iyDiaLong2, whole genome shotgun sequence and includes:
- the LOC135166848 gene encoding UDP-glucosyltransferase 2-like isoform X2 — its product is MSPYRAFALLLVLSLQNDFCHPLKILGMLPLPEKSHFVMTGRLMRELALRGHEVDVVSIFPLKKPMANYNDIVLATDDMQLPINNVTYMDIQRFSGLSMSYFVDIAGIQVCDLLSHSQMQKILRTKPKTYDVIIVELFLAHCYLALGQHLDAPIVGITTSKLPDWLVGPFGNDLNPSYVPSLFSSSSQQMTFWERLQNTLMQNIIVPQIDYYLEGEMEQVEKYFGRKLSSMKDLYKDVSLILVNEHYSLNDIKPLTPDIIAVGGLHVIDDDQHLTPDLQKWLDESSHGCVYFTFGSMVKIETFPEATIKIFYEMFERIAPVRVLIKIVDPQALPPGLPSNVKTSLWLPQVAILKHKNVKLFITHGGLMGTQEAIAYKVPMVGLPLFGDQHTNIHSYANKKIAIALNLHDITADSLTNAVKTVLYTPSYRNNIEKISTLFFDRPMSAIDTAVYWVEYTAKHGTVLKSPATELAWWHFYLLDVYGFIIAVLLLSIFIIKKFVTFCWRAMYPKAEGKKYSNADRSMYKKSQ
- the LOC135166848 gene encoding UDP-glucosyltransferase 2-like isoform X1, whose translation is MSPEKMFSLIFTLLCCQSKIIDSTRNTKLKILGIFPSGAKSHFIMTGRLMKELALRGHEVDVVGMFPVKNPIPNYRDIVLETKNVIVFVNNVSYSTIQAEQGLHKREFVRTAGIEPCDSLGLPNMQVLLEHKKGWYDVIIVELFLAHCYLALGQHLDAPIVGITTSKLPDWLVGPFGNDLNPSYVPSLFSSSSQQMTFWERLQNTLMQNIIVPQIDYYLEGEMEQVEKYFGRKLSSMKDLYKDVSLILVNEHYSLNDIKPLTPDIIAVGGLHVIDDDQHLTPDLQKWLDESSHGCVYFTFGSMVKIETFPEATIKIFYEMFERIAPVRVLIKIVDPQALPPGLPSNVKTSLWLPQVAILKHKNVKLFITHGGLMGTQEAIAYKVPMVGLPLFGDQHTNIHSYANKKIAIALNLHDITADSLTNAVKTVLYTPSYRNNIEKISTLFFDRPMSAIDTAVYWVEYTAKHGTVLKSPATELAWWHFYLLDVYGFIIAVLLLSIFIIKKFVTFCWRAMYPKAEGKKYSNADRSMYKKSQ
- the LOC135166858 gene encoding DET1- and DDB1-associated protein 1; this encodes MSVAEFLKGLPSHNENNFANFHTDNGNRTCVKRPSVYLPTKDYPSEQIIVTEKTTILLRYLHQQWDKKNSERKRDLLSVNGDSPDDVAVRRCKRLRLDLNNSL